One genomic segment of Oncorhynchus mykiss isolate Arlee chromosome 10, USDA_OmykA_1.1, whole genome shotgun sequence includes these proteins:
- the LOC110533667 gene encoding 52 kDa repressor of the inhibitor of the protein kinase isoform X2, with protein MICKASPYRTKLKDNATPTIFDLTSHLNNPQCRQRKRIKELSKAEAGQMKERKKDSADQSKTNTNFAEGQDDPETNDTTQLTSKEKEHREYLKSLFEVIVVLGKQNIPLNRHTKEVQESKCLTPSNFKALLEYRMNAGGDEALRKRFEMSAMNAVCCTFTQQMQMMEVCESCIREELLREVREVRFFSLVTDDVVEISGESHLPMFLRFLDQANCLREDFVGFLLFEGEDETLMERLLTEVTKKWGLNMDYCRGQAHFSSGVHSSKIKTIATKLTEMYPTAVYTPRSTCALNASLASGVALTGVQIVMSTFKKIESFFNEASSLQLELENAISIFYQGNEEKANDLKEACRTNWTVRHDAFEVAVDVLESLLLCMDSVHDNEDLRWSDQVTNDALEISEALADFEFVATLVVLKNTLSFTRAFGKNLQGPTMDVYFAANSLTAVLHSLNEVSDNIDVYHEFWFEEAVNLAAALEIPVKVPRLYLRKYHAESGTEIQPESYFKEHLTAPVVSHVINELNDLFSENHLNALRCLTLVPAVMGQLKFNTSEENNVEMYRNDLPNADTLPTELHCWRVKWKHRGKVTLPSTVHETLQLAEVKFFPNVLAFLRVLCNLPVLSLDVDGDASRKRFQMYLENTPDKHRSKSLAFLNIHYNARHDLDVMVDSYIKMYPENESHEQVCQPVD; from the exons ATGATATGTAAAGCA AGTCCTTACAGGACAAAGCTGAAGGATAATGCCACACCAACCATCTTTGACTTAACAAGCCACCTCAATAATCCACAATGTAGGCAACGCAAGAGGATTAAAGAGCTG AGTAAAGCTGAAGCAGGACAAATGAAAGAGAGGAAAA AGGACTCGGCGGACCAGTCAAAAACTAACACAAATTTTGCGGAAGGTCAAGATGACCCTGAGACAAACGACACCACCCAGCTGACCTCTAAGGAGAAGGAGCATAGAGAATACCTCAAATCACTATTTGAAGTTATTGTAGTATTGGGCAAACAAAACATACCTCTGAATAGACATACCAAGGAGGTGCAGGAGAGCAAGTGCCTTACTCCGAGCAACTTCAAGGCATTGTTGGAGTACCGAATGAATGCTGGTGGTGACGAAGCTCTTAGGAAAAGGTTTGAGATGAGTGCTATGAACGCAGTGTGCTGCACCTTCACCCAGCAGATGCAGATGATGGAGGTCTGTGAGAGTTGCATCCGTGAGGAGCTCTTACGGGAAGTCAGAGAGGTTCGCTTCTTCTCATTAGTCACTGACGATGTCGTTGAAATCTCTGGCGAGAGCCACCTCCCCATGTTCTTGCGTTTTTTGGACCAGGCCAACTGCTTGCGGGAGGATTTTGTGGGATTCCTTCTATTTGAGGGAGAAGATGAGACCCTGATGGAGAGGCTGCTGACTGAGGTGACAAAGAAGTGGGGTTTAAATATGGACTACTGTAGAGGGCAGGCCCACTTCAGCTCCGGTGTGCATTCTAGCAAAATAAAAACCATTGCAACCAAACTCACAGAGATGTACCCCACAGCAGTGTACACACCAAGATCCACCTGTGCCTTAAATGCCTCACTGGCAAGTGGAGTGGCTTTGACAGGCGTTCAGATTGTCATGTCTACTTTCAAGAAGATTGAGTCTTTTTTCAATGAAGCTTCTTCACTGCAATTGGAGTTGGAGAATGCCATCTCCATTTTCTACCAGGGTAATGAAGAGAAGGCCAATGATCTGAAAGAGGCCTGCCGTACCAACTGGACAGTGAGACATGATGCATTTGAGGTAGCAGTCGATGTCCTGGAATCTCTTCTGCTCTGCATGGATAGTGTTCATGACAATGAAGATCTGAGGTGGAGTGACCAAGTCACAAATGATGCCTTGGAGATATCAGAGGCTCTGGCTGATTTTGAGTTTGTTGCAACATTGGTTGTGCTAAAAAACACCCTGTCATTCACAAGAGCCTTTGGCAAGAACTTGCAAGGGCCAACGATGGATGTCTACTTTGCTGCCAACAGCTTGACCGCTGTGTTGCACTCGCTGAACGAGGTCTCtgacaacattgatgtataccaTGAGTTCTGGTTTGAAGAGGCTGTTAACCTAGCCGCTGCACTGGAAATCCCGGTCAAGGTTCCCAGGCTCTACTTGAGAAAGTACCATGCAGAATCTGGAACAGAGATCCAGCCTGAGAGCTACTTTAAAGAACACCTGACCGCCCCGGTGGTGAGCCACGTCATCAATGAACTGAACGACCTCTTCTCTGAAAACCACCTCAATGCCCTGAGATGTCTGACGCTCGTCCCTGCTGTCATGGGGCAGTTAAAGTTCAACACTTCTGAGGAGAACAACGTGGAGATGTACAGAAACGACCTTCCCAATGCAGACACTCTCCCCACTGAGCTGCACTGCTGGAGGGTGAAGTGGAAGCACAGGGGCAAGGTGACCCTGCCCTCCACCGTCCATGAGACGCTGCAGCTGGCTGAAGTGAAGTTCTTCCCCAACGTGCTTGCCTTCTTGAGGGTGCTCTGCAACCTGCCAGTCCTGAGCCTTGATGTTGATGGCGATGCTTCTCGTAAACGCTTTCAGATGTACCTGGAGAACACACCTGACAAACACAGGTCCAAGAGTCTGGCGTTTCTGAACATACATTATAATGCCAGACATGACCTGGATGTCATGGTTGATAGTTACATTAAGATGTACCCTGAAAATGAAAGTCATGAGCAAGTATGCCAGCCTGTTGACTAA
- the LOC110533667 gene encoding 52 kDa repressor of the inhibitor of the protein kinase isoform X1 — protein MSNFCAAPNCTTRSNESASPLFRFPSDTERCKQWVDNCHCKDLEDKTPDQLNRHYRLCVNHFEPSMICKASPYRTKLKDNATPTIFDLTSHLNNPQCRQRKRIKELSKAEAGQMKERKKDSADQSKTNTNFAEGQDDPETNDTTQLTSKEKEHREYLKSLFEVIVVLGKQNIPLNRHTKEVQESKCLTPSNFKALLEYRMNAGGDEALRKRFEMSAMNAVCCTFTQQMQMMEVCESCIREELLREVREVRFFSLVTDDVVEISGESHLPMFLRFLDQANCLREDFVGFLLFEGEDETLMERLLTEVTKKWGLNMDYCRGQAHFSSGVHSSKIKTIATKLTEMYPTAVYTPRSTCALNASLASGVALTGVQIVMSTFKKIESFFNEASSLQLELENAISIFYQGNEEKANDLKEACRTNWTVRHDAFEVAVDVLESLLLCMDSVHDNEDLRWSDQVTNDALEISEALADFEFVATLVVLKNTLSFTRAFGKNLQGPTMDVYFAANSLTAVLHSLNEVSDNIDVYHEFWFEEAVNLAAALEIPVKVPRLYLRKYHAESGTEIQPESYFKEHLTAPVVSHVINELNDLFSENHLNALRCLTLVPAVMGQLKFNTSEENNVEMYRNDLPNADTLPTELHCWRVKWKHRGKVTLPSTVHETLQLAEVKFFPNVLAFLRVLCNLPVLSLDVDGDASRKRFQMYLENTPDKHRSKSLAFLNIHYNARHDLDVMVDSYIKMYPENESHEQVCQPVD, from the exons ATGTCGAACTTTTGCGCAGCACCGAATTGCACCACAAGAAGCAATGAGTCAGCATCGCCATTATTCAGGTTTCCAAGCGACACTGAAAG ATGCAAGCAGTGGGTGGACAACTGTCATTGCAAGGATCTTGAAGATAAAACacctgaccagctaaacagacaCTACAGACTTTGTGTTAACCACTTTGAACCATCCATGATATGTAAAGCA AGTCCTTACAGGACAAAGCTGAAGGATAATGCCACACCAACCATCTTTGACTTAACAAGCCACCTCAATAATCCACAATGTAGGCAACGCAAGAGGATTAAAGAGCTG AGTAAAGCTGAAGCAGGACAAATGAAAGAGAGGAAAA AGGACTCGGCGGACCAGTCAAAAACTAACACAAATTTTGCGGAAGGTCAAGATGACCCTGAGACAAACGACACCACCCAGCTGACCTCTAAGGAGAAGGAGCATAGAGAATACCTCAAATCACTATTTGAAGTTATTGTAGTATTGGGCAAACAAAACATACCTCTGAATAGACATACCAAGGAGGTGCAGGAGAGCAAGTGCCTTACTCCGAGCAACTTCAAGGCATTGTTGGAGTACCGAATGAATGCTGGTGGTGACGAAGCTCTTAGGAAAAGGTTTGAGATGAGTGCTATGAACGCAGTGTGCTGCACCTTCACCCAGCAGATGCAGATGATGGAGGTCTGTGAGAGTTGCATCCGTGAGGAGCTCTTACGGGAAGTCAGAGAGGTTCGCTTCTTCTCATTAGTCACTGACGATGTCGTTGAAATCTCTGGCGAGAGCCACCTCCCCATGTTCTTGCGTTTTTTGGACCAGGCCAACTGCTTGCGGGAGGATTTTGTGGGATTCCTTCTATTTGAGGGAGAAGATGAGACCCTGATGGAGAGGCTGCTGACTGAGGTGACAAAGAAGTGGGGTTTAAATATGGACTACTGTAGAGGGCAGGCCCACTTCAGCTCCGGTGTGCATTCTAGCAAAATAAAAACCATTGCAACCAAACTCACAGAGATGTACCCCACAGCAGTGTACACACCAAGATCCACCTGTGCCTTAAATGCCTCACTGGCAAGTGGAGTGGCTTTGACAGGCGTTCAGATTGTCATGTCTACTTTCAAGAAGATTGAGTCTTTTTTCAATGAAGCTTCTTCACTGCAATTGGAGTTGGAGAATGCCATCTCCATTTTCTACCAGGGTAATGAAGAGAAGGCCAATGATCTGAAAGAGGCCTGCCGTACCAACTGGACAGTGAGACATGATGCATTTGAGGTAGCAGTCGATGTCCTGGAATCTCTTCTGCTCTGCATGGATAGTGTTCATGACAATGAAGATCTGAGGTGGAGTGACCAAGTCACAAATGATGCCTTGGAGATATCAGAGGCTCTGGCTGATTTTGAGTTTGTTGCAACATTGGTTGTGCTAAAAAACACCCTGTCATTCACAAGAGCCTTTGGCAAGAACTTGCAAGGGCCAACGATGGATGTCTACTTTGCTGCCAACAGCTTGACCGCTGTGTTGCACTCGCTGAACGAGGTCTCtgacaacattgatgtataccaTGAGTTCTGGTTTGAAGAGGCTGTTAACCTAGCCGCTGCACTGGAAATCCCGGTCAAGGTTCCCAGGCTCTACTTGAGAAAGTACCATGCAGAATCTGGAACAGAGATCCAGCCTGAGAGCTACTTTAAAGAACACCTGACCGCCCCGGTGGTGAGCCACGTCATCAATGAACTGAACGACCTCTTCTCTGAAAACCACCTCAATGCCCTGAGATGTCTGACGCTCGTCCCTGCTGTCATGGGGCAGTTAAAGTTCAACACTTCTGAGGAGAACAACGTGGAGATGTACAGAAACGACCTTCCCAATGCAGACACTCTCCCCACTGAGCTGCACTGCTGGAGGGTGAAGTGGAAGCACAGGGGCAAGGTGACCCTGCCCTCCACCGTCCATGAGACGCTGCAGCTGGCTGAAGTGAAGTTCTTCCCCAACGTGCTTGCCTTCTTGAGGGTGCTCTGCAACCTGCCAGTCCTGAGCCTTGATGTTGATGGCGATGCTTCTCGTAAACGCTTTCAGATGTACCTGGAGAACACACCTGACAAACACAGGTCCAAGAGTCTGGCGTTTCTGAACATACATTATAATGCCAGACATGACCTGGATGTCATGGTTGATAGTTACATTAAGATGTACCCTGAAAATGAAAGTCATGAGCAAGTATGCCAGCCTGTTGACTAA
- the LOC110533668 gene encoding cytoskeleton-associated protein 2 isoform X1, whose protein sequence is MATVTRKNTNLKTGNKENAKPTSGSTKCLITRAAPTKTVAAQSALLHSKSNKKEDLGKGEDALKKVKTEQKDVMATTTGDTKRRNTFSQAFLTKQAVRQRKLVADAPKPPATVPVKPGTYKGKVVQSKISSFRKPSGLGGGLESKAAAKNAVPKAKSQKPGNLTKSKSVADLPGRGTFKPPQSCQPSRSKSVSNGPPPVSKCPVPAIRRPTGIHSVVPPFRTAPFTTACPSSTRSAMTSKGKELPQGTKPKMTVATDKKVHKIPVASTRSQYRANTETAEERRTKLAEWLASKGKTLKRPPISAVAPPKSKLFVQPEPEVHPESTAVSQLKTNVAPLPVDQDSQQPVDEPEPTVRLKNNQVVIEQEAACASTPLTMNITLDLLDNSATDFLPVDPEVRMNDIVVNHRDALEKPSACVDEDPNEKRDESKVKMVERLTNKEFEERNESSVNKDVEVKCEVGEGASEQKVRKGYIDEVHDDGDCLMETTPEADGTSSVVKYSVTTTPYLQSVKRKIDGEAYASGSRRKSTIKDLNFLTPVRRSCRIQRTASRLPRMLTDHDTCVSSLAELVKLDDDANAYIYRRNPALLADLPDHPKDLERF, encoded by the exons ATGGCCACAGTTACAAGAAAGAACACCAATTTAAAAACG GGCAACAAAGAGAATGCCAAACCAACAAGTGGATCCACTAAGTGTTTAATTACCCGAGCTGCTCCTACTAAAACAGTGGCTGCTCAATCTGCCCTTCTTCATTCCAAGAGCAATAAAAAGGAGGACTTGGGAAAGGGAGAGGATGCTCTAAAGAAGGTCAAGACCGAGCAGAAAGATGTGATGGCAACAACCACTGGCGATACGAAGAGACGCAACACCTTCAGCCAAGCCTTCCTCACCAAACAGGCTGTCAGACAGAGAAAGCTGGTTGCAGACGCCCCAAAGCCTCCAGCTACCGTCCCTGTCAAACCTGGCACATACAAAGGCAAGGTTGTCCAATCTAAAATAAGCTCCTTCAGGAAGCCTAGTGGCCTGGGGGGAGGGCTAGAAAGCAAAGCAGCTGCGAAGAACGCTGTGCCCAAAGCTAAGAGCCAAAAGCCTGGAAATTTGACAAAGTCCAAATCCGTTGCTGATTTGCCTGGGCGTGGCACGTTTAAGCCCCCCCAATCATGTCAACCCTCAAGATCCAAGTCTGTGTCCAATGGGCCTCCTCCAGTCTCCAAGTGTCCAGTCCCAGCTATACGCCGTCCCACGGGCATTCACTCTGTAGTCCCTCCTTTCAGAACTGCTCCATTTACCACAGCTTGCCCAAGCTCCACTAGGTCTGCCATGACATCTAAGGGGAAAGAGCTACCGCAGGGCACCAAGCCTAAGATGACAGTGGCAACTGACAAGAAGGTTCACAAGATTCCAGTTGCCAGTACCCGAAGCCAGTACAGGGCTAACACAGAGACTGCTGAAGAGAGAAG GACAAAGCTGGCAGAGTGGCTGGCATCCAAGGGAAAGACTCTGAAGAGGCCTCCCATATCAGCAGTGGCACCCCCAAAGTCTAAACTATTTGTGCAGCCAGAGCCTGAAGTGCACCCAGAATCCACAGCTGTCTCTCAACTAAAGACCAATGTTGCGCCTCTGCCCGTTGACCAGGATTCACAACAACCCGTTGATGAGCCTGAACCGACTGTTCGGCTTAAAAACAACCAGGTGGTCATTGAACAGGAGGCAGCCTGTGCCTCAACTCCACTGACAATGAACATAACATTGGACCTGCTTGACAACTCTGCTACAGATTTTCTTCCTGTTGATCCAGAGGTCAGAATGAATGAT ATTGTAGTCAACCATCGTGATGCATTGGAGAAGCCCTCAGCATGTGTGGATG AAGACCCGAATGAGAAAAGGGATGAATCTAAAGTGAAAATGGTGGAGAGACTGACAAATAAGGAATTTGAAGAAAGAAATGAGTCTTCTGTGAATAAGGATGTTGAAGTGAAATGTGAAGTGGGTGAGGGAGCTTCAGAGCAGAAAGTAAGGAAGGGTTATATTGATGAAGTTCATGACGACGGCGACTGTTTGATGGAGACGACACCAGAGGCAGACGGTACATCATCGGTGGTGAAATACAGTGTGACGACAACTCCATACCTGCAAAG TGTTAAGAGAAAAATCGACGGTGAGGCATATGCAAGTGGTTCCAGGCGAAAGAGCACCATCAAGGATCTGAATTTTCTGACACCAGTCCGTCGTTCCTGTCGCATCCAGCGAACGGCATCCCGCCTGCCTAGGATGCTAACAGACCATGACACCTGTGTGTCCTCGCTGGCTGAGCTGGTGAAGCTGGACGACGATGCCAATGCCTACATCTACAGGAGGAACCCTGCCCTTCTGGCAGACCTGCCTGACCATCCCAAAGACCTGGAGAGGTTCTGA
- the LOC110533668 gene encoding cytoskeleton-associated protein 2 isoform X2: MATVTRKNTNLKTGNKENAKPTSGSTKCLITRAAPTKTVAAQSALLHSKSNKKEDLGKGEDALKKVKTEQKDVMATTTGDTKRRNTFSQAFLTKQAVRQRKLVADAPKPPATVPVKPGTYKGKVVQSKISSFRKPSGLGGGLESKAAAKNAVPKAKSQKPGNLTKSKSVADLPGRGTFKPPQSCQPSRSKSVSNGPPPVSKCPVPAIRRPTGIHSVVPPFRTAPFTTACPSSTRSAMTSKGKELPQGTKPKMTVATDKKVHKIPVASTRSQYRANTETAEERRTKLAEWLASKGKTLKRPPISAVAPPKSKLFVQPEPEVHPESTAVSQLKTNVAPLPVDQDSQQPVDEPEPTVRLKNNQVVIEQEAACASTPLTMNITLDLLDNSATDFLPVDPEIVVNHRDALEKPSACVDEDPNEKRDESKVKMVERLTNKEFEERNESSVNKDVEVKCEVGEGASEQKVRKGYIDEVHDDGDCLMETTPEADGTSSVVKYSVTTTPYLQSVKRKIDGEAYASGSRRKSTIKDLNFLTPVRRSCRIQRTASRLPRMLTDHDTCVSSLAELVKLDDDANAYIYRRNPALLADLPDHPKDLERF; this comes from the exons ATGGCCACAGTTACAAGAAAGAACACCAATTTAAAAACG GGCAACAAAGAGAATGCCAAACCAACAAGTGGATCCACTAAGTGTTTAATTACCCGAGCTGCTCCTACTAAAACAGTGGCTGCTCAATCTGCCCTTCTTCATTCCAAGAGCAATAAAAAGGAGGACTTGGGAAAGGGAGAGGATGCTCTAAAGAAGGTCAAGACCGAGCAGAAAGATGTGATGGCAACAACCACTGGCGATACGAAGAGACGCAACACCTTCAGCCAAGCCTTCCTCACCAAACAGGCTGTCAGACAGAGAAAGCTGGTTGCAGACGCCCCAAAGCCTCCAGCTACCGTCCCTGTCAAACCTGGCACATACAAAGGCAAGGTTGTCCAATCTAAAATAAGCTCCTTCAGGAAGCCTAGTGGCCTGGGGGGAGGGCTAGAAAGCAAAGCAGCTGCGAAGAACGCTGTGCCCAAAGCTAAGAGCCAAAAGCCTGGAAATTTGACAAAGTCCAAATCCGTTGCTGATTTGCCTGGGCGTGGCACGTTTAAGCCCCCCCAATCATGTCAACCCTCAAGATCCAAGTCTGTGTCCAATGGGCCTCCTCCAGTCTCCAAGTGTCCAGTCCCAGCTATACGCCGTCCCACGGGCATTCACTCTGTAGTCCCTCCTTTCAGAACTGCTCCATTTACCACAGCTTGCCCAAGCTCCACTAGGTCTGCCATGACATCTAAGGGGAAAGAGCTACCGCAGGGCACCAAGCCTAAGATGACAGTGGCAACTGACAAGAAGGTTCACAAGATTCCAGTTGCCAGTACCCGAAGCCAGTACAGGGCTAACACAGAGACTGCTGAAGAGAGAAG GACAAAGCTGGCAGAGTGGCTGGCATCCAAGGGAAAGACTCTGAAGAGGCCTCCCATATCAGCAGTGGCACCCCCAAAGTCTAAACTATTTGTGCAGCCAGAGCCTGAAGTGCACCCAGAATCCACAGCTGTCTCTCAACTAAAGACCAATGTTGCGCCTCTGCCCGTTGACCAGGATTCACAACAACCCGTTGATGAGCCTGAACCGACTGTTCGGCTTAAAAACAACCAGGTGGTCATTGAACAGGAGGCAGCCTGTGCCTCAACTCCACTGACAATGAACATAACATTGGACCTGCTTGACAACTCTGCTACAGATTTTCTTCCTGTTGATCCAGAG ATTGTAGTCAACCATCGTGATGCATTGGAGAAGCCCTCAGCATGTGTGGATG AAGACCCGAATGAGAAAAGGGATGAATCTAAAGTGAAAATGGTGGAGAGACTGACAAATAAGGAATTTGAAGAAAGAAATGAGTCTTCTGTGAATAAGGATGTTGAAGTGAAATGTGAAGTGGGTGAGGGAGCTTCAGAGCAGAAAGTAAGGAAGGGTTATATTGATGAAGTTCATGACGACGGCGACTGTTTGATGGAGACGACACCAGAGGCAGACGGTACATCATCGGTGGTGAAATACAGTGTGACGACAACTCCATACCTGCAAAG TGTTAAGAGAAAAATCGACGGTGAGGCATATGCAAGTGGTTCCAGGCGAAAGAGCACCATCAAGGATCTGAATTTTCTGACACCAGTCCGTCGTTCCTGTCGCATCCAGCGAACGGCATCCCGCCTGCCTAGGATGCTAACAGACCATGACACCTGTGTGTCCTCGCTGGCTGAGCTGGTGAAGCTGGACGACGATGCCAATGCCTACATCTACAGGAGGAACCCTGCCCTTCTGGCAGACCTGCCTGACCATCCCAAAGACCTGGAGAGGTTCTGA